Genomic segment of Streptomyces sp. NBC_01210:
CCGGCACTGCAGAACATCGCCGGGACCCGGCCGTTGCAGCTGCTGGCCTGGTCCGGCGAGACCTGGCTTCTGCCTCGCGCCTACACGGAGCTGCTGGACCGCTGGGAGCAGCGAGAGGAGGAGTTGACCGCCCGGGCCCGGCTCTGCTCCTGCGGGGCGCAGGGCCCGTACTGGGGCGGCTGGAGGCGGCACAACACGAGGACGGGGTACGTCACCATGTGCCCACCCTGTGCCGGGGAAGCCTGCCAGCTGTACACCGGCCACCTGCGGGGCGTGCTGTACGAGACGCTACGGCGGCGCAATACCCGAGCCGACGCCTACCTGTGCCGATTGTGCAAGGAAAGCCCGGCGGCGGCGTGGGATCACTGCCATGAACACGGCTACGTCCGCGGCCCGCTGTGCGGCAGCTGCAACACCCGCGAAGGCACGGGCATCCCGTACTACTTCCTCCGGCTCGAAGGCGCCGCACGGCATCTCCTGGAATGCCGCGGCTGCCTTCAACAGCGGACCCTGCCGCGCCGGTTCCACATCGACGTCGTCCGCGCACACCTGGAGCAGACCGAGCGGCACGGGCGCTGCCACAAGCAGCCGTACGCACGCGAGTTGGAGCACGCGCACGGTGTTCACCGGTTTCAGCTTGAGTGCAGCGGCTGGCACGCGACCGGGAACTGGACGAAGGACGTCACGGCGTCCGAGGTGGCCGCGCTCGTGCGGGCCCTCGTCGACGCGTCCCTCGCCGGGCAGGAGGGCCGGCCTTCTCCTGGCACGGCCACGGGCGCGGGGTAACCGCCGCGCGGCAGTGCCGTTGAGCACGGCATCGCGTGCATGACCATCCGACCCTCGCGGATACGCGAGCGAGCCCCGGACCACATCGGTCCGGGGCTCGCGGGCTGTTCGGGACCCAGCTACAGCTCGAACTCCAGGTCCAGCACGTCATTGATCTGCAGCTCCTGGAGAGCCCGCGCGGCGGCCGCACCGAGGCAGCGACATGCTGCAGCCCTACCTGGCCAGGGCCTTTTTGAGCGTCAGGTGGAAGAGCGCGGTCGGGTCTTCCACAAGTTCCCTGACCCGCTCGAAGTCGTGGCCGTGGAACCACTCGAAGATCCGACCGCCGTCGATGCGTCCGTTCAAGACGAGGTGCAGGTTCGTGAGGACCGTGGATTCCATCCGGTATGCCTCACTCCTGGTCCCGGCGGGAGCGGAGACCCACCCGTCGACCAGGGCGTACCCGAGGTTGCGCGCCTGAGTCTCGTACTTGTCGAACTGCCGCTCAGGAGCCCCGGTGGACCCAACCTTCACCACTGCGCGTAAGCCCTGGAAGCCCAGGACGTACAACCGACCGCCCTCCTTCTCCGGCTCCGGCAGTTCTTCACGCAGTCGTTTGCGTACCAGATAGGAGGTCAGCCTGATCTCTGTTTTCTGCCAGGGCGGCACAGCTCCGGCCTGGAGGGCAGATATCGCTTTCGCGCGAGCCGCCTCGGAGCCGATCTCTTCAGCCCACTTCTCCATGATGACTTCGCGGATGATCTGTTGTGGGATACGTGGCATCGCGTCAGCTTCTCAGGCAGCACTGACAAACGGACACGCGAGCGAGCCCTGGACCACATCGGTCCGGGGCTCGCGGGGTGTTCGGGGCGCGCTGCTACAGGTCGAACTCCAGGTGCTCGATGTCCGTGAACCGGACCTCTTCCAATCTCCCGGCCCGGCGGCCGCGGCGGCCGTCTGGATGGATGTGGCGAGGGCCGCCCGGCCGGGCAGCGCTGATGCTGGAGCCATTCTGGCTTCGAACGGGGATTCGGCGGCCGACCCGGGACACCGGCCGCCGTTAAGCCTCCTGCCGCTGAATGACGGGAAGGTGATCCAGCACGCCCTCCAGCAGAGCGTTCACGCTTGCGCGGGTTGGAAGGTCACCAATGCTGAAGCGGCTGGTCCGGGTACCGATCTGCCGGTGCAGTGCGTCGTCGGCGGAGGCGCGGAACTCCG
This window contains:
- a CDS encoding endonuclease domain-containing protein codes for the protein MQLLAWSGETWLLPRAYTELLDRWEQREEELTARARLCSCGAQGPYWGGWRRHNTRTGYVTMCPPCAGEACQLYTGHLRGVLYETLRRRNTRADAYLCRLCKESPAAAWDHCHEHGYVRGPLCGSCNTREGTGIPYYFLRLEGAARHLLECRGCLQQRTLPRRFHIDVVRAHLEQTERHGRCHKQPYARELEHAHGVHRFQLECSGWHATGNWTKDVTASEVAALVRALVDASLAGQEGRPSPGTATGAG